The Rosa chinensis cultivar Old Blush chromosome 7, RchiOBHm-V2, whole genome shotgun sequence DNA segment GGATGGGAAAGTATCACCATACAAAAAGTCTGAACCCATCCTTGAGAAGAACGATGACCCTGTTAAAGTTGTAGTCGCTGAGAGCCTCCAGGACATTATTTTCAAGTCTGGGAAAAATGTGCTACTCTAGTTTTATGCTCCATGGTGTGGACACTGCAAGAAGGGTTCCTAATGAGTTTGATTAGAGTGAAGTTGGTTTTGAGGCATGCTATGTTCTGAGTATTTACTGCCCTTGATTTTGGAGTTAATCACCCGTCCTTGTTCTGAAGAAGAGGCACCAGTTCCATCATTTGGTTATGGGGTTTTACTTTTCACATTTGCTCCAACCATATGCTTGTACCCAAGCCTATggttgaggggggatgttaagaGTATATTAGGGTATATTGGTAACTTTGGTAGTAGAACAGCTGATATATAAGTCCATGTAAAACTGTAATTTGTAATAAACTCAGTAACAATGTAGTACTCTTTGTTTTCACgttttctccctctctccctttctctcatcttcttcttccttcgtcTCTGATTCATAGCTcagctttcatggtatcaggagCTCAGGTCGATCGGTGACCTAGATGTTCTTGCTTCCTCTATTTTTTGCTTTCGTGTTATCAATttcattcaattttgattttccccgattccaaaccctaacccccaaattcagtttctcccTCTGCCATGGATCCTTGCCCCAAGCTTGAGCTTTTCACTGTCGTTGTTCTGTTCTGGAATCCGAAACTCATCGATATCAAGCTTCCATGGCCTTGTTCAGTGCGACGTCGTTTTTCGATTCGAGTGCGGACAAGCGATTCCCTCCGGCAGTCTCCACCGGAATTTAGTGCGGATTCATGTCCATGGTTTGATACAATTACAGAGTTTGGTAATCTCTTTCCGATTCACTCATCTCTACACGTTGTTCATCTGCTCTCTGCAATTCTTGTTGCTCCGCTTCACTATACATACTGCTGATGTGCTAGTCTATTATTGGATCTTCCCTAAGTCGTTTCTGTTCATCCGTCTACTTTGCACGTTGTTATGTTGAAGTATATTGATAGAATATTTGAAGAAGAATTAAATTTTGAATTAGATGGAGAAGAATTGATTGGTTTTTGAAGTAGAAGAATTAGTTGTAAATATTTTGAAAGAAGAAGTGAGTGAAAtttgcagaagaagaattggttgaattttgaagaagtagatgattagttgtatatagtttgaagaacaattaattgaatgaatttttgaagaagaagaaggatttttgaagaagaagagttgagttgaattttgaagtattgattgatttttgaagaagtagatgattagttgtatatagtttgaagaacaattgaatgaatttttgaagaagTATTAAGTGAATGTTACAGAACAAGAATTAGTAGAATattgaagtttgttttctttttggatgGATGGTTCTGACTTGACAAGTGGGATAGTAGAAGATGTTAGCTGATTGTGTTTTGGATTGTGAGAATGGCTCTAGTGTGAAGGAAGTACTCTCATTAGACCAGAGGGTCTCAGGTTCATCAGTGAAGTAGAGTTATGCAGGTGGAGCAGATGACAAGATTTTATCCACTGAGAAACAATGGAGCTATTGAAAACATGGTGGTGAAAATGAAATTGTTACTATCAGAACTTTTGTTGATTTCAAGGAATTCAATGTAGAGGCTCTAGAGAAGTTCCTTGAAGAATCTAGCTCGGCAGTTGTTACAGAATTCAACAATGACCCAGACAACCACCCTTTTGTTATCAAGTTCTTCAATGGTCCAAATGATAAGGCTATGTTGTTTCTGAACTTCAGCAGTGATGTTGCTGATGCTTTTAAATCAAAGTATCGTGAAGAAGCTGAGAAATACAAAGGAGAGGGCATAAGTTTTTTAGTTGGAGATCTAGAGGCTAGTCAAGGTGCCTTCCAGTACTTTGGACTTACAGAAGACCAAGTGCCTCTCATCATCATACAGACCAATGACAGACAAAAGTTTTTGAAACCACATTTGGAGCCAGATCATATTTCAGTTAGGGTGAAGGAATACAAGGATGGGAAAGTATCACCATACAAAAAGTCTGAACCCATCCTTGAGAAGAACGATGACCCTGTTAAAGTTGTAGTCGCTGAGAGCCTCCAGGACATTATTTTCAAGTCTGGGAAAAATGTGCTACTCTAGTTTTATGCTCCATGGTGTGGACACTGCAAGAAGGGTTCCTAATGAGTTTGATTAGAGTGAAGTTGGTTTTGAGGCATGCTATGTTCTGAGTATTTACTGCCCTTGATTTTGGAGTTAATCACCCGTCCTTGTTCTGAAGAAGAGGCACCAGTTCCATCATTTGGTTATGGGGTTTTACTTTTCACATTTGCTCCAACCATATGCTTGTACCCAAGCCTATggttgaggggggatgttaagaGTATATTAGGGTATATTGGTAACTTTGGTAGTAGAACAGCTGATATATAAGTCCATGTAAAACTGTAATTTGTAATAAACTCAGTAACAATGTAGTACTCTTTGTTTTCACgttttctccctctctccctttctctcatcttcttcttccttcgtcTCTGATTCATAGCTcagctttcatggtatcaggagCTCAGGTCGATCGGTGACCTAGATGTTCTTGCTTCCTCTATTTTTTGCTTTCATGTTATCAATttcattcaattttgattttccccgattccaaaccctaacccccaaattcagtttctcccTCTGCCATGGATCCTTGCCCCAAGCTTGAGCTTTTCACTGTCGTTGTTCTGTTCTGGAATCCGAAACTCATCGATATCAAGCTTCCATGGCCTTGTTCAGTGCGACGTCGTTTTTCGATTCGAGTGCGGACAAGCGATTCCCTCCGGCAGTCTCCACCGGAATTTAGTGCGGATTCATGTCCATGGTTTGATACAATTACAGAGTTTGGTAATCTCTTTCCGATTCACTCATCTCTACACGTTGTTCATCTGCTCTCTGCAATTCTTGTTGCTCCGCTTCACTATACATACTGCTGATGTGCTAGTCTATTATTGGATCTTCCCTAAGTCGTTTCTGTTCATCCGTCTACTTTGCACGTTGTTATGTTGAAGTATATTGATAGAATATTTGAAGAAGAATTAAATTTTGAATTAGATGGAGAAGAATTGATTGGTTTTTGAAGTAGAAGAATTAGTTGTAAATATTTTGAAAGAAGAAGTGAGTGAAAtttgcagaagaagaattggttgaattttgaagaagtagatgattagttgtatatagtttgaagaacaattaattgaatgaatttttgaagaagaagaaggatttttgaagaagaagagttgAGTTGAATTTTGAAGTATTGATTGATTTTTGAAGAAGTAGATGATTAGTTCTATATAGTTTGAAGAACAAttgaatgaatttttgaagaagTATTAAGTGAATGTTACAGAACAAGAATTAGTAGAATattgaagtttgttttctttttggatgGATGGTTCTGACTTGACAAGTGGGATAGTAGAAGATGTTAGCTGATTGTGTTTTGGATTGTGAGAATGGCTCTAGTGTGAAGGAAGTACTCTCATTAGACCAGAGGGTCTCAGGTTCATCAGTGAAGTAGAGTTATGCAGGTGGAGCAGATGACAAGATTTTATCCACTGAGAAACAATGGAGCTATTGAAAACATGGTGGTGAAAATGAAATTGTTACTATCAGAACTTTTGTTGATTTCAAGGAATTCAATGTAGAGGCTCTAGAGAAGTTCCTTGAAGAATCTAGCTCGGCAGTTGTTACAGAATTCAACAATGACCCAGACAACCACCCTTTTGTTATCAAGTTCTTCAATGGTCCAAATGATAAGGCTATGTTGTTTCTGAACTTCAGCAGTGATGTTGCTGATGCTTTTAAATCAAAGTATCGTGAAGAAGCTGAGAAATACAAAGGAGAGGGCATAAGTTTTTTAGTTGGAGATCTAGAGGCTAGTCAAGGTGCCTTCCAGTACTTTGGACTTACAGAAGACCAAGTGCCTCTCATCATCATACAGACCAATGACAGACAAAAGTTTTTGAAACCACATTTGGAGCCAGATCATATTTCAGTTAGGGTGAAGGAATACAAGGATGGGAAAGTATCACCATACAAAAAGTCTGAACCCATCCTTGAGAAGAACGATGACCCTGTTAAAGTTGTAGTCGCTGAGAGCCTCCAGGACATTATTTTCAAGTCTGGGAAAAATGTGCTACTCTAGTTTTATGCTCCATGGTGTGGACACTGCAAGAAGGGTTCCTAATGAGTTTGATTAGAGTGAAGTTGGTTTTGAGGCATGCTATGTTCTGAGTATTTACTGCCCTTGATTTTGGAGTTAATCACCCGTCCTTGTTCTGAAGAAGAGGCACCAGTTCCATCATTTGGTTATGGGGTTTTACTTTTCACATTTGCTCCAACCATATGCTTGTACCCAAGCCTATggttgaggggggatgttaagaGTATATTAGGGTATATTGGTAACTTTGGTAGTAGAACAGCTGATATATAAGTCCATGTAAAACTGTAATTTGTAATAAACTCAGTAACAATGTAGTACTCTTTGTTTTCACgttttctccctctctccctttctctcatcttcttcttccttcgtcTCTGATTCATAGCTcagctttcatggtatcaggagCTCAGGTCGATCGGTGACCTAGATGTTCTTGCTTCCTCTATTTTTTGCTTTCATGTTATCAATttcattcaattttgattttccccgattccaaaccctaacccccaaattcagtttctcccTCTGCCATGGATCCTTGCCCCAAGCTTGAGCTTTTCACTGTCGTTGTTCTGTTCTGGAATCCGAAACTCATCGATATCAAGCTTCCATGGCCTTGTTCAGTGCGACGTCGTTTTTCGATTCGAGTGCGGACAAGCGATTCCCTCCGGCAGTCTCCACCGGAATTTAGTGCGGATTCATGTCCATGGTTTGATACAATTACAGAGTTTGGTAATCTCTTTCCGATTCACTCATCTCTACACGTTGTTCATCTGCTCTCTGCAATTCTTGTTGCTCCGCTTCACTATACATACTGCTGATGTGCTAGTCTATTATTGGATCTTCCCTAAGTCGTTTCTGTTCATCCGTCTACTTTGCACGTTGTTATGTTGAAGTATATTGATAGAATATTTGAAGAAGAATTAAATTTTGAATTAGATGGAGAAGAATTGATTGGTTTTTGAAGTAGAAGAATTAGTTGTAAATATTTTGAAAGAAGAAGTGAGTGAAAtttgcagaagaagaattggttgaattttgaagaagtagatgattagttgtatatagtttgaagaacaattaattgaatgaatttttgaagaagaagaaggatttttgaagaagaagagttgagttgaattttgaagtattgattgatttttgaagaagtagatgattagttgtatatagtttgaagaacaattgaatgaatttttgaagaagTATTAAGTGAATGTTACAGAACAAGAATTAGTAGAATattgaagtttgttttctttttggatgGATGGTTCTGACTTGACAAGTGGGATAGTAGAAGATGTTAGCTGATTGTGTTTTGGATTGTGAGAATGGCTCTAGTGTGAAGGAAGTACTCTCATTAGACCAGAGG contains these protein-coding regions:
- the LOC112177492 gene encoding protein disulfide-isomerase-like; translation: MLADCVLDCENGSSVKEEFNVEALEKFLEESSSAVVTEFNNDPDNHPFVIKFFNGPNDKAMLFLNFSSDVADAFKSKYREEAEKYKGEGISFLVGDLEASQGAFQYFGLTEDQVPLIIIQTNDRQKFLKPHLEPDHISVRVKEYKDGKVSPYKKSEPILEKNDDPVKVVVAESLQDIIFKSGKNVLL